A section of the Halichoerus grypus chromosome 11, mHalGry1.hap1.1, whole genome shotgun sequence genome encodes:
- the ANGPTL5 gene encoding angiopoietin-related protein 5 — protein MYLPQASLLFLNTVIFICGEVIQGNCVHHSKDSPAVNVVEDVSNAKDESKSNDTVYKEDCEESCDGKIKITREEKHFMCRNLQNSIVSYTRSTKKLLRNMMDEQQTSLDYLSNQVNELMNRVLLLTTEVFRKHLDPFPHRPIQSHGLDCTDIKDTIGSVTRTPSGLYIIYPEGSSYPFEVMCDMDYRGGGWTVIQKRVDGVIDFQRLWCDYLDGFGDLLGEFWLGLKKIFYIVNQKNTSFMLYIALESEDDTFAYASYDNFWLEDETRFFKMHLGRYSGNAGDAFRGFRKEENQNAMPFSTSDVDNDGCRPACLVQGQSVKSCSHLSNNTGWWFSQCGLANLNGIHHFPGKLLATGIQWGTWTKNNAPVRIKSVSMKIRRIYNPYFK, from the exons ATGTATCTTCCTCAAGCTTCACTTTTATTCTTAaacacagttatttttatttgtggagAAGTTATACAAGGTAACTGTGTACATCATTCTAAG gatTCTCCAGCAGTTAATGTTGTAGAAGACGTATCTAATGCAAAAGATGAGAGTAAAAGTAATGATACTGTTTATAAGGAAGACTGTGAGGAGTCATGTgatggtaaaattaaaattacacgagaagaaaaacattttatgtgtA GAAATTTGCAAAATTCTATTGTTTCCTACACCCGAAGTACCAAAAAGCTGCTAAGAAATATGATGGACGAGCAACAAACTTCCTTGGATTATTTATCCAATCAG GTTAACGAGCTCATGAACCGGGTTCTCCTTCTGACCACAGAAGTTTTCAGAAAGCACCTGGATCCTTTTCCCCACAGGCCGATTCAGTCACATG GTTTAGATTGTACTGATATTAAAGATACCATTGGGTCTGTCACCAGAACTCCAAGTGGTTTATATATAATCTACCCGGAAGGATCTAGTTACCCGTTTGAG GTAATGTGTGACATGGATTACCGAGGAGGCGGATGGACCGTGATACAGAAGAGGGTTGACGGGGTCATTGATTTCCAAAGGCTGTGGTGTGATTATCTGGACGGATTTGGCGACCTTTTAG gtgaATTTTGGCTAGgactaaaaaagattttttatatagTAAATCAGAAAAATACCAGTTTTATGCTGTATATTGCATTGGAATCTGAAGATGACACATTTGCTTATGCATCATATGATAACTTTTGGCTAGAAGATGAAACAAGATTTTTTAAGATGCACTTAGGACGGTATTCAGGAAATGCTG GTGATGCTTTCCGGGgcttcagaaaagaagaaaaccaaaacgCAATGCCTTTCAGCACATCGGATGTGGATAATGATGGGTGTCGCCCCGCATGCCTAGTCCAGGGTCAGTCCGTGAAAAGCTGTAGTCACCTGAGTAACAACACCGGCTGGTGGTTCAGCCAGTGTGGTCTAGCGAACCTAAACGGCATTCATCATTTCCCTGGAAAATTGCTTGCAACTGGAATCCAATGGGGCACATGGACCAAAAACAACGCACCTGTCAGGATTAAATCTGTTTCAATGAAGATTAGAAGAATTTACAATccatattttaagtaa